A region from the Gemmatimonadaceae bacterium genome encodes:
- the ggt gene encoding gamma-glutamyltransferase, with product MSVLKPALLALLVHSAGAVGAQSADPASTRGVVVSTSDLASDVGAAVLARGGNAVDAAVATGFALAVTHPSAGNIGGGGFMIVRLADGRTTSFDYREKAPLRATRTMYLGADGKINRQLTATGWLAPGVPGTVRGLYMAHRKFGKLPWADVVQPAADLATNGFRLSRDLSASLNSALTRQLNRYPSSAAAYGKPGGGAWQEGDTLKLRDLGRALGDIARLGPDVFYTGWIADSIARQMRAHGGIITRRDLAAYRAVERAPVRGTFLGHEIIGMAPPSSGGTVVIETLNMLEALGVQRFSSANDHALLHLRIEAARRAYRDRAQWMGDPDFVRVPVARLTSKAYARTLAARIDTARATTSLELGAGIVSSSVAESDETTHFSVVDAEGNAVSNTYTLEGGYGSGVVVQGAGFILNNEMGDFNKKPGETNTTGDIGTKPNLIAPGKRMLSSMSPVIVTRDGQLRLVTGSPGGRTIPNTVLSVVLGVTAFNLSARDAVDLPRLHHQWFPDVASLEPGAVDSLGLAALKAKGQSVRVGGRQGDAHSIVWDASTKTAYGAADRRTPDAKASVPR from the coding sequence ATGTCCGTCCTGAAGCCTGCACTGCTCGCGCTGCTGGTCCACTCGGCGGGCGCGGTCGGCGCGCAGTCGGCCGATCCGGCATCAACGCGTGGGGTGGTGGTCTCCACATCCGACCTCGCGTCCGACGTGGGCGCGGCGGTGCTTGCCAGGGGCGGCAATGCAGTGGATGCGGCGGTGGCCACCGGATTCGCCCTCGCCGTGACGCACCCGAGTGCCGGCAACATCGGCGGTGGCGGCTTCATGATCGTGCGACTCGCCGATGGGCGGACCACGAGCTTTGACTACCGCGAGAAAGCGCCGCTCCGTGCGACGCGCACCATGTACCTGGGTGCGGACGGAAAGATCAACCGCCAGCTCACCGCCACCGGCTGGCTCGCACCTGGTGTACCAGGCACGGTGCGAGGTCTGTACATGGCGCATCGCAAGTTCGGCAAGCTGCCGTGGGCCGATGTCGTGCAGCCGGCGGCGGATCTCGCCACCAACGGGTTTCGACTCTCCAGGGACCTGAGCGCCAGCCTCAACAGCGCGCTGACACGGCAGCTCAATCGCTACCCGTCGTCCGCGGCCGCCTACGGGAAACCGGGTGGCGGTGCCTGGCAGGAAGGAGACACGCTCAAGCTGCGCGACCTTGGTCGGGCACTCGGCGACATCGCGCGACTGGGGCCGGACGTGTTCTACACCGGCTGGATCGCCGACTCGATCGCGCGGCAGATGCGCGCACACGGCGGCATCATCACGCGCCGCGATTTGGCGGCATACCGCGCCGTGGAGCGCGCGCCGGTGCGAGGCACGTTCCTTGGCCACGAGATCATCGGCATGGCGCCCCCAAGCTCGGGCGGAACCGTGGTCATCGAGACGCTGAACATGCTGGAGGCGCTGGGCGTGCAGCGGTTCTCGAGTGCCAATGACCATGCGCTGCTCCACCTGCGGATCGAAGCCGCACGGCGCGCCTATCGCGATCGTGCCCAGTGGATGGGCGACCCCGACTTCGTGCGTGTGCCCGTTGCGCGACTCACGTCAAAGGCCTACGCCCGCACGCTGGCCGCGCGAATCGACACCGCCCGCGCCACCACATCGCTGGAACTGGGCGCCGGCATCGTCTCGTCCTCCGTCGCGGAATCCGATGAGACGACGCATTTCTCCGTGGTGGACGCCGAGGGCAATGCCGTTTCCAATACCTACACGCTCGAAGGCGGATACGGGTCCGGCGTCGTGGTGCAGGGCGCCGGCTTCATCCTCAACAACGAGATGGGCGACTTCAACAAGAAGCCGGGCGAGACCAACACGACCGGCGACATCGGCACGAAGCCCAACCTGATTGCGCCCGGAAAGCGGATGCTGAGCTCCATGTCCCCGGTGATCGTCACGCGGGACGGTCAGCTGCGCCTGGTGACTGGATCACCCGGCGGCCGAACCATCCCAAACACGGTCCTGAGCGTGGTGCTCGGCGTCACGGCGTTCAACCTTTCGGCGCGTGACGCGGTCGATCTTCCGCGCCTGCACCACCAGTGGTTCCCGGACGTCGCGAGTCTCGAGCCTGGCGCCGTGGATTCGCTCGGCCTCGCCGCACTCAAGGCGAAGGGCCAGTCCGTGCGCGTGGGGGGCCGTCAGGGCGACGCGCACTCCATCGTGTGGGACGCCTCGACAAAGACGGCGTACGGCGCCGCGGATCGCCGCACACCGGACGCGAAGGCCAGCGTGCCACGCTAG
- a CDS encoding carbohydrate binding family 9 domain-containing protein: MNETRRRIALAAVAATCSFATPNLARAQPSSKVAKAVRISGASPEVDGRLDDAAWAQARPIDEFTQLRPNEGSPVSEKTVVYLLYDDEALYVGARLQRAEPDRISRTFTRRDGMGNAEYLAVVLDPQLDRRTGVSFIISAAGVRSDYRHTMDARDWGRESQFDPVWSADAEMSSEGWTAEMRIPFSQLRFPVAPRQRWGLQLERRMPDRNEDAYWVHVPQNETGFISRFGTLEGIEGIRSARPVELVPYVAGDATRRSTAMSGNPFNQPYTGRIGLDAKFAVSSLTLDATVNPDFGQVEADPAEVNLSGFETFFEERRPFFTEGSELLRGSGGGGGGGGGGGGGGGGGGGSAYFYSRRVGAAPHVGVSGDFVDVPRASTILGAAKLTGRLPSRLSVGGLVAVTAAETGRAYFVDSSVTQRHAVEPRTAYAVLRLQQEVGSQASTVGAAVTAVRRDFGGEDRLSSALTREAYYAGSDWRLRFQQGRYAISGMVAASHVAGDTGAIGRLQRSSARFFQRPDADHVSYDSSRTSMSGYTASLRADKDAGRHILWGAQVSTKSPGYEVNDLGRLTSTDDIDYNADIQFRNTEPGRLFQNWRIGLETRGGWNYAGIRQAHSWETNTSLTLRNFWNLNASTEVELPVLSDGLTRGGPYMATGQRWRQELRLSSQFGARTFWRLGGSLGGDVFGARRSTFGGQISIRPQPRWQLSVEPNVQKQEDARQYVTQITGGDRTFGTRYVFAWIDRTTISTRLRLNYAFSPTMTLEGYAEPFVASGVYSQFGELEAPRSRDLRLYGSSGTSVAIDEDGERTIRDGSETFTLSNPDFHVRSFRSNVVLRWEWNPGSTLFLVWQQNRRASEAMGDVVRFRELFRTTRAAGDNFLSLKVSYWLPVRL; this comes from the coding sequence TTGAACGAAACCCGACGACGGATCGCCCTCGCGGCGGTCGCCGCCACTTGCTCGTTTGCGACCCCCAACCTGGCCCGGGCTCAGCCCTCGTCAAAGGTCGCCAAGGCCGTCCGCATCTCCGGCGCTTCGCCGGAAGTGGACGGACGGCTCGACGACGCCGCATGGGCGCAGGCACGCCCGATCGACGAGTTCACCCAACTCCGGCCAAACGAGGGGAGCCCCGTCTCCGAGAAGACCGTCGTCTACCTGCTGTACGACGACGAGGCCCTGTACGTCGGCGCGCGGCTCCAGCGCGCTGAGCCGGATCGCATCTCGCGCACCTTCACTCGGCGAGACGGGATGGGGAACGCCGAGTACCTCGCCGTGGTCCTTGACCCACAGCTGGATCGCCGCACCGGAGTTTCGTTCATCATCTCCGCGGCCGGCGTGCGATCGGACTATCGTCACACGATGGATGCGCGTGACTGGGGCCGCGAGTCCCAATTCGATCCCGTCTGGAGCGCGGACGCGGAAATGTCCAGCGAGGGGTGGACGGCCGAGATGCGGATTCCGTTCTCGCAGCTCCGCTTTCCGGTCGCGCCACGCCAGCGATGGGGCTTGCAGCTCGAGCGCCGCATGCCTGATCGCAACGAAGACGCCTACTGGGTTCATGTACCACAGAACGAGACAGGGTTCATCTCGCGCTTCGGCACGCTCGAGGGCATCGAAGGGATCCGGAGTGCGCGACCGGTCGAGCTGGTGCCCTACGTCGCGGGCGACGCCACGCGACGTTCGACGGCGATGTCCGGGAACCCGTTCAATCAGCCCTACACGGGCCGTATCGGTCTGGACGCCAAGTTCGCCGTTTCGAGTCTCACGCTGGACGCCACGGTCAATCCGGACTTTGGGCAGGTCGAGGCCGATCCCGCCGAGGTGAACCTGAGCGGTTTCGAGACCTTCTTTGAAGAGCGCCGACCGTTCTTCACGGAGGGAAGCGAGCTGCTCCGCGGCAGCGGTGGTGGTGGCGGTGGCGGTGGTGGTGGTGGTGGTGGTGGCGGTGGTGGAGGCGGCTCGGCGTACTTCTATTCGCGGCGCGTCGGCGCGGCCCCGCACGTGGGCGTCAGCGGCGACTTCGTCGACGTCCCGCGGGCCAGCACCATCCTGGGCGCGGCAAAGCTCACCGGCCGGCTTCCGTCCCGCCTGTCGGTGGGCGGACTGGTCGCCGTGACGGCTGCCGAGACAGGACGCGCGTATTTCGTCGACTCATCGGTCACGCAGCGGCACGCGGTGGAACCCCGCACGGCGTACGCAGTGCTTCGCCTGCAACAGGAAGTTGGGAGTCAGGCGTCGACGGTCGGCGCCGCGGTGACGGCGGTGCGTCGCGACTTTGGCGGCGAAGACCGCCTGTCCTCGGCGCTCACGCGCGAGGCGTACTATGCGGGATCAGATTGGCGGCTCCGGTTCCAGCAGGGCCGCTACGCGATCAGCGGCATGGTGGCCGCGAGCCACGTGGCCGGTGACACGGGTGCGATCGGTCGGCTCCAGCGCAGCAGCGCGCGCTTCTTCCAGCGACCGGATGCCGACCACGTCTCCTACGACTCGAGCCGCACCTCGATGTCCGGGTACACGGCCTCACTGCGAGCAGACAAGGATGCCGGACGGCACATCCTGTGGGGCGCGCAGGTCAGCACCAAGTCGCCGGGGTACGAAGTGAACGACCTGGGTCGTCTCACCTCGACGGACGACATCGACTACAACGCCGACATCCAGTTCCGCAATACGGAGCCCGGGCGCCTGTTCCAGAACTGGCGCATCGGCCTGGAAACCCGTGGTGGGTGGAACTACGCGGGCATCAGGCAGGCCCACTCCTGGGAAACGAACACCTCGCTCACGCTGCGGAACTTCTGGAACCTGAACGCCAGCACCGAGGTGGAGTTGCCGGTGCTGAGCGACGGCCTGACGCGCGGTGGCCCCTACATGGCGACGGGGCAACGCTGGCGCCAGGAGCTGCGGCTCAGCTCGCAATTCGGCGCGCGCACGTTCTGGCGCCTTGGCGGGTCACTTGGCGGCGACGTGTTTGGCGCCCGTCGGTCCACCTTTGGTGGCCAGATCTCGATCCGGCCACAGCCGCGCTGGCAGCTGAGCGTGGAGCCCAACGTGCAAAAGCAGGAGGACGCAAGGCAATACGTCACGCAGATCACCGGTGGCGATCGCACGTTTGGTACGCGTTACGTCTTTGCCTGGATCGACCGCACCACGATCTCCACGCGCCTCAGGCTCAACTACGCGTTCTCTCCGACGATGACGCTCGAGGGATACGCCGAGCCGTTCGTCGCCAGTGGCGTCTACTCGCAGTTTGGTGAACTTGAAGCACCCCGCAGTCGCGACCTGCGCTTGTATGGCAGCAGCGGCACGTCGGTCGCGATCGACGAGGACGGCGAGCGAACGATCCGGGACGGGTCCGAGACCTTCACGCTCTCCAACCCGGACTTCCACGTGCGTTCGTTCCGGTCCAACGTCGTGCTGCGCTGGGAGTGGAACCCGGGAAGCACGCTCTTCCTGGTGTGGCAGCAGAACCGCCGGGCGAGCGAAGCCATGGGCGACGTGGTGCGGTTCCGAGAACTCTTCCGAACCACACGAGCCGCAGGCGATAATTTCCTGTCGCTCAAGGTGTCCTACTGGTTGCCGGTGCGCCTGTAG
- the paaZ gene encoding phenylacetic acid degradation bifunctional protein PaaZ: MRLKNHAMGEWVLGTGSATDLFHAVTGEKIAEASSAGLDFGAMAHHARTVGGPALRRMTFHERARMLKAMAKYLTERKDALYAISAATGATKADSWIDIDGGISTLFVYASKGRREFPDESFHVDGPMENLSKTGTFVGRHVCVPLEGVAVHINAFNFPCWGMLEKLAPSLLAGVPAIVKPATLTSFLTEAMFRLMVESQIFPAGSIQLICGSAGDLLDHLTLQDVVAFTGSAATGRALKAHPAIVTNAVRFNMEADSLNCAILGPDASPGTEEFDLFIKEVTREMTSKAGQKCTAIRRTIVPDVMMPDVLRALAARLGDVKVGNPAVDGVKMGPLAGRQQVGEVQRSLDVIRGGAEIAFGGRDDFDVIGADRAMGAFFPITLLASNAPHDRRQPHEVEAFGPVNTVMPYTKVADAVALARLGSGSLVGSVFTADDTVARDVVFGVAPYHGRVYVLNRHSAKEATGHGSPLPHLVHGGPGRAGGGEEMGGARGVMHYLQRTAVQASPTTLTRITNDWTSGAAQREDRVHPFRKHFEELEIGEALVTHRRTVTEADIVNFACLSGDHFYAHMDDVAAKASIFGRRVAHGYFVLAAAAGLFVHPAPGPVLANYGMENLRFTKPVYAGDTLQVTLTCKTKTRKETPPDGPPQGVVAWDVAVRNQDGELVATYVILTLVRCQDPT, translated from the coding sequence ATGCGACTGAAGAACCACGCCATGGGCGAGTGGGTGCTCGGCACCGGCTCCGCCACGGATCTCTTTCACGCGGTTACTGGCGAAAAGATCGCCGAAGCCTCGTCGGCCGGTCTCGACTTCGGTGCCATGGCGCACCATGCGCGAACGGTGGGTGGTCCGGCGCTGCGTCGCATGACGTTTCACGAGCGTGCGCGCATGCTCAAGGCGATGGCGAAGTACCTCACGGAGCGGAAGGACGCGCTGTACGCGATCTCCGCCGCGACCGGAGCGACGAAGGCCGATTCGTGGATCGATATCGATGGCGGGATCTCCACGCTGTTTGTCTACGCGAGCAAGGGCCGGCGCGAGTTCCCCGACGAGTCGTTTCACGTCGACGGACCGATGGAGAACCTTTCGAAGACGGGCACGTTCGTCGGTCGCCACGTCTGCGTGCCGCTGGAGGGCGTCGCGGTCCACATCAACGCGTTCAACTTCCCCTGCTGGGGCATGTTGGAGAAGCTTGCGCCTTCGCTGCTCGCCGGCGTGCCGGCGATCGTGAAGCCCGCGACGCTCACGTCGTTCCTGACCGAAGCGATGTTCCGCCTGATGGTGGAGTCGCAGATCTTCCCGGCCGGATCCATTCAGCTGATCTGCGGCAGTGCCGGCGACCTGCTCGATCACCTCACGCTGCAGGACGTGGTGGCGTTCACCGGTTCCGCGGCGACCGGGCGCGCGCTCAAGGCGCATCCCGCCATCGTGACCAACGCGGTCCGCTTCAACATGGAAGCCGACTCGCTCAACTGCGCCATCCTCGGTCCGGACGCGTCGCCGGGCACCGAGGAGTTCGACCTCTTCATCAAGGAGGTCACGCGCGAGATGACCTCCAAGGCGGGGCAGAAATGCACGGCGATCCGCCGGACGATCGTGCCCGACGTGATGATGCCCGACGTTCTGCGTGCGCTCGCGGCGCGGCTCGGCGACGTGAAGGTCGGCAATCCTGCGGTCGACGGTGTGAAGATGGGCCCCCTCGCCGGACGGCAGCAGGTGGGCGAGGTGCAGCGATCGCTCGACGTGATCCGGGGTGGCGCCGAGATCGCTTTTGGCGGGCGCGATGACTTCGACGTGATCGGGGCCGATCGTGCGATGGGCGCCTTCTTCCCGATCACATTGCTCGCGAGCAACGCCCCGCACGACCGTCGGCAGCCGCACGAGGTCGAGGCCTTCGGGCCGGTGAACACGGTCATGCCCTACACAAAAGTTGCCGATGCGGTCGCGCTGGCACGTCTTGGCAGCGGGTCGCTCGTCGGCTCCGTGTTCACTGCGGACGACACGGTTGCGCGCGACGTCGTCTTTGGCGTGGCGCCCTACCACGGGCGGGTGTATGTGCTCAACCGACACAGCGCAAAGGAAGCGACCGGGCACGGTTCGCCCTTGCCGCACCTGGTCCATGGTGGCCCGGGACGCGCAGGGGGCGGTGAGGAAATGGGCGGCGCGCGCGGAGTGATGCACTACCTGCAACGCACGGCCGTGCAGGCGTCCCCCACGACGCTCACGCGCATCACGAACGACTGGACGAGCGGCGCCGCGCAGCGTGAGGACCGCGTGCATCCCTTCCGGAAGCACTTCGAGGAGCTGGAGATCGGCGAAGCGCTGGTCACGCATCGGCGCACCGTCACCGAGGCGGACATCGTGAACTTCGCGTGCCTCTCCGGCGATCACTTCTACGCGCACATGGATGACGTGGCGGCCAAGGCGTCCATCTTTGGACGCCGCGTGGCCCACGGATACTTCGTGCTCGCGGCCGCTGCCGGGCTGTTCGTGCATCCGGCGCCGGGCCCCGTGCTCGCCAACTACGGCATGGAGAACCTGCGGTTCACCAAGCCGGTGTACGCGGGCGACACACTGCAGGTCACGCTCACCTGCAAGACCAAGACGAGGAAGGAGACTCCGCCCGACGGGCCGCCGCAGGGCGTGGTGGCGTGGGACGTCGCGGTGCGGAACCAGGACGGCGAACTCGTCGCCACCTACGTGATCCTCACCCTCGTTCGGTGCCAGGATCCGACCTGA
- a CDS encoding aminotransferase class I/II-fold pyridoxal phosphate-dependent enzyme: protein MPRLASRFDTLPVYPLAHIPGRKRELLQRGVDVIDLGAGDADLDPPARAIEALQRAAATPSMSRYGFGLGFVPYREAIAGWMHTRFGQSFDPLTEVVPLIGSKEGLAHVAFAFLGPGDIAVIPEPAYQAYLGGTLLSDATPHVYPLRPRTNFLLELEELPANVRSRTRVVYLNYPNNPTTAIAPRDYLERVVAFCRQHDILLVYDNAYSELAFDGYVPPSIFEIEGARDVAIEFHSLSKTYNMTGWRSGWAVGSPAVCSALARVKTFVDTGTYMGIQAAGVAAIESWSTFVPGNVATFRERRDAAVSAFRAAGFDATAPRATMYLWIPLPDGIASKTFADRLMDDEGVIVMPGSGFGAGGEGFFRISFIVPPDRLCEAAIRAGRLLTAMRG from the coding sequence ATGCCGCGTCTTGCCTCGCGCTTCGACACGCTCCCCGTCTATCCGCTGGCGCATATCCCGGGTCGCAAGCGGGAACTGCTGCAGCGCGGCGTCGACGTGATCGATCTGGGCGCCGGCGACGCCGACCTCGATCCACCGGCCCGGGCGATCGAGGCCCTGCAGCGCGCCGCAGCGACGCCGTCGATGAGCCGGTATGGATTCGGCCTCGGCTTCGTTCCTTACCGCGAAGCCATCGCCGGCTGGATGCACACTCGCTTTGGTCAGTCGTTTGACCCGCTCACCGAGGTGGTGCCGCTCATCGGATCAAAGGAGGGGCTGGCGCACGTCGCCTTTGCGTTCCTCGGACCCGGCGACATCGCGGTGATTCCCGAGCCGGCGTACCAGGCGTACCTCGGGGGCACGCTCCTGTCCGACGCCACGCCGCACGTCTATCCGCTGCGGCCGCGCACGAACTTCCTGCTCGAGCTCGAAGAGCTGCCCGCCAACGTGCGCTCGCGCACCCGCGTGGTGTACCTCAACTACCCGAACAACCCAACCACCGCGATCGCGCCCCGTGACTACCTGGAGCGCGTCGTCGCGTTCTGCCGGCAGCACGACATCCTGCTGGTCTACGACAACGCCTATTCGGAGCTGGCCTTTGACGGCTACGTGCCTCCGTCGATCTTCGAGATCGAAGGCGCGCGCGACGTCGCCATCGAGTTCCACTCCCTGTCCAAGACCTACAACATGACGGGGTGGCGATCGGGCTGGGCGGTGGGTAGCCCGGCAGTCTGCAGCGCGCTCGCTCGTGTGAAGACGTTCGTGGACACGGGCACCTACATGGGGATCCAGGCAGCCGGCGTGGCAGCCATCGAGAGCTGGAGCACGTTCGTGCCGGGCAACGTCGCAACGTTCCGTGAACGCCGTGATGCCGCGGTCTCGGCGTTTCGTGCGGCCGGGTTCGACGCGACCGCGCCCCGCGCCACGATGTACCTGTGGATCCCGCTGCCCGACGGCATCGCCAGCAAGACCTTCGCGGACCGGTTGATGGATGACGAGGGCGTGATCGTCATGCCGGGTTCGGGCTTTGGCGCGGGAGGCGAAGGGTTCTTCCGCATCTCGTTCATCGTGCCCCCCGACCGCCTGTGTGAGGCGGCAATCCGTGCGGGTCGACTGCTGACCGCGATGCGTGGGTAG
- a CDS encoding zinc metallopeptidase produces the protein MRIDPRQRSSDLEDRRGGGGGGGFGGGGGGFGRGRLGLGGLVILLVLSVVFKRDFLSLAGGGDGAAVEAPAGEAPVQDPSEEPAVLRLSAVLDSTQNFWARTLPSMGTPYQRARLVLFRDATQTACGYGQAATGPFYCPGDQRVYLDLAFLDELANRFGAPGDFAQAYVLAHEIGHHVQNLLGTSDEVHRAQQGGDQERANQLSVRLELQADCYAGVWGNTAARQQLLDPGDVEEGLGAAAAVGDDRLQRQATGRVNPESWTHGSSEQRMQWFQRGFRDGRPEACDTFSR, from the coding sequence ATGCGCATTGATCCTCGGCAACGCAGCAGTGACCTCGAAGACCGTCGTGGCGGCGGTGGTGGTGGCGGCTTCGGTGGAGGTGGCGGAGGCTTCGGTCGTGGTCGCCTCGGCCTCGGCGGCCTGGTCATCCTTCTCGTGCTCAGCGTCGTCTTCAAGCGCGACTTTCTTTCGCTGGCCGGCGGTGGCGACGGTGCCGCGGTCGAGGCTCCGGCCGGCGAAGCGCCGGTACAGGATCCCAGCGAGGAGCCTGCCGTGCTGCGTTTGTCCGCGGTGCTCGACAGCACGCAGAACTTCTGGGCGCGCACGCTGCCGTCCATGGGCACGCCCTACCAGCGCGCGCGACTGGTGCTCTTCCGCGACGCCACGCAGACGGCGTGTGGCTATGGTCAGGCGGCCACGGGGCCGTTCTACTGCCCCGGAGACCAGCGCGTGTACCTCGACCTGGCCTTCCTCGATGAGCTTGCGAACCGGTTTGGCGCGCCGGGTGACTTTGCACAGGCCTACGTGCTGGCGCACGAGATCGGGCACCACGTGCAGAACCTGCTCGGCACGAGCGACGAGGTGCATCGTGCGCAGCAGGGCGGGGACCAGGAGCGCGCCAACCAGCTCAGCGTGCGCCTCGAGCTGCAGGCCGACTGCTATGCCGGGGTGTGGGGGAACACGGCGGCGCGGCAGCAGCTCCTCGACCCCGGCGACGTGGAGGAGGGACTTGGAGCGGCGGCGGCGGTCGGCGACGATCGTCTGCAGCGACAGGCCACCGGGCGCGTGAACCCGGAATCATGGACCCACGGGTCGTCTGAACAGCGCATGCAGTGGTTCCAGCGCGGGTTCAGGGATGGCCGTCCCGAGGCGTGTGACACTTTCAGTCGTTAG
- a CDS encoding P1 family peptidase, with product MAVPRRVTLSVVRATRLALALGLLGAGPAGAQERPRARDLGIAPGIFAPGTHNAITDVAGVRVGHVTVVEGDSVRTGVTAILPHAGNPYVDRVPAALHVGNGFGKLLGATQLRELGEIETPILLTCTLCVWKAADAMVEWMLARPGVEGVGSINPVVGETNDGGLNAIRSRPIRAEHVRVALEQAASGPVAEGAVGAGAGTIAFGWKGGIGTSSRVLPATLGGHTVGVLVQSNFGGVLQVMGAPVGKELGRYSFRGEVDRERGDGSIMIVVATDAPLSDRNLARLAARAIMGLARTGSAASNGSGDYVLAFSTAASVRRLPGAASSPSATQRSTTELTNDAMSALFQGVVEATEEAIYNSMLRATTVTSRGRTVEALPIDRLREILRKYNVGAR from the coding sequence ATGGCCGTCCCGAGGCGTGTGACACTTTCAGTCGTTAGGGCCACTCGGCTCGCGCTGGCGCTCGGGCTCCTCGGCGCCGGCCCGGCAGGCGCGCAGGAGCGACCGCGCGCGCGAGACCTGGGGATTGCCCCCGGCATCTTTGCCCCGGGCACGCACAATGCCATCACGGACGTGGCGGGTGTGCGCGTCGGCCACGTGACCGTCGTCGAAGGCGATTCGGTGCGCACCGGTGTGACGGCGATCCTGCCGCACGCCGGCAACCCGTACGTTGACCGGGTGCCGGCCGCGCTTCACGTGGGCAATGGATTCGGCAAGCTCCTGGGCGCCACGCAACTCCGGGAACTCGGCGAGATCGAGACGCCGATCCTGCTCACGTGTACGCTCTGCGTATGGAAGGCGGCGGACGCGATGGTGGAGTGGATGCTCGCGCGGCCCGGCGTGGAGGGCGTCGGATCCATCAACCCCGTCGTGGGTGAGACCAACGACGGCGGCCTCAACGCGATTCGATCACGCCCGATCCGCGCGGAGCATGTCCGCGTGGCGCTGGAGCAGGCCGCCTCGGGCCCAGTGGCCGAGGGAGCGGTTGGCGCCGGCGCCGGCACCATCGCGTTTGGTTGGAAGGGGGGCATCGGCACGTCGTCGCGCGTGTTGCCGGCCACCCTGGGTGGGCACACCGTCGGGGTACTCGTGCAATCGAACTTCGGTGGTGTGCTGCAGGTGATGGGTGCGCCCGTCGGCAAGGAGTTGGGGCGGTACTCCTTTCGCGGAGAGGTGGATCGCGAGCGCGGCGACGGATCGATCATGATCGTGGTCGCGACCGACGCACCGCTGTCGGACCGCAACCTCGCGCGGCTGGCCGCACGCGCCATCATGGGCCTCGCGCGCACCGGCTCGGCGGCGTCAAACGGGAGTGGTGACTACGTCCTGGCCTTCTCCACGGCTGCGTCGGTGCGGCGACTCCCCGGGGCGGCGAGCAGTCCATCGGCAACCCAGCGCTCCACCACCGAGCTGACCAACGATGCCATGTCGGCGCTGTTCCAGGGCGTCGTCGAAGCCACCGAGGAAGCCATCTACAACTCCATGCTCAGGGCGACGACGGTCACCAGCCGTGGCCGAACCGTTGAGGCGCTCCCCATCGATCGCCTGCGCGAGATTCTCAGGAAATACAATGTGGGGGCCCGGTGA
- a CDS encoding peptidylprolyl isomerase: MTRIRWSVVALFAVAVTASCARRASLRDPDARAYTAVAPDSFEVTMVTTRGIMIVRLRRPWSPLGVDRFHALVRQRFFDDVAFHRTIRNFVAQFGIPGDTAVTRAWRGRGLDDEPVRAPNRKGTLSYARGGPRSRGTQLFFNTVDNTPRLDTLATIGFPPIGEVVGGLAVLDSLNWEYSGTRGGQTFPGPSQDSIGRQGNAYLRRVFPRLDYIVTARVTRTW, encoded by the coding sequence GTGACGCGGATCCGGTGGTCCGTTGTCGCGCTGTTCGCCGTCGCGGTGACCGCTTCATGCGCCCGGCGCGCGTCGCTCCGCGATCCCGATGCGCGGGCCTACACCGCCGTGGCGCCTGACTCATTCGAGGTGACGATGGTGACTACCCGGGGCATCATGATCGTCCGGCTGCGCCGCCCCTGGTCGCCGCTGGGCGTGGACCGGTTTCATGCGCTCGTCCGGCAGCGGTTCTTTGACGACGTGGCCTTTCATCGCACGATCAGGAACTTTGTGGCGCAGTTCGGCATCCCTGGCGACACCGCCGTCACGCGGGCCTGGCGTGGTCGCGGGCTCGACGACGAGCCGGTCCGGGCGCCGAACCGCAAGGGCACGCTCTCCTATGCGCGTGGCGGACCGCGGTCGCGCGGCACGCAGCTCTTCTTCAACACCGTCGACAACACCCCGCGCCTCGATACCCTCGCCACGATTGGATTTCCGCCGATCGGCGAGGTCGTGGGTGGCCTCGCTGTCCTCGACTCGCTGAACTGGGAGTACAGCGGAACCCGAGGCGGGCAGACATTCCCCGGCCCATCCCAGGACTCGATCGGCCGACAGGGCAACGCGTATCTCCGGCGCGTGTTCCCGCGTCTGGACTACATCGTGACGGCTCGCGTCACCAGAACCTGGTGA